One window of Tenacibaculum maritimum NCIMB 2154 genomic DNA carries:
- a CDS encoding LTA synthase family protein → MFQKIPNYTKYIFSNVFFLFLYIFLFRIIFYFFFAKLEDASTQEISNAFLLGARFDLKLAVLIILPLAFLIFIINYRFFKHSFYEKASNIYLTLAYITITLFYVFDFGYYDYLDIRLDASSLRFLSNFKISSQVLLESYPVFKGLFLLALLSFAFYKFSQWIYKKFSNHHESNSQKAKAFFIIIPLLLLAFGIYNSITHYPLRWSQAFFSKNNHVNQFSLNPILYFFDSFKFRSESFDLNKTKQFYPVIAKQLNLPKDTLLFERKFLKKSEIQTQPNIVIVMLESVGVVPMSYYNNPILTTPKMDSIIKKSINFSNFFVHKAGTAGSVFASITGLPDIDGVRTASRNPMIIDQRIIFDQFNNYEKLYFLGGSANWANIRGVFQSNITNLKIFEEGSYATENRADVWGIDDYELFKESNKELEKIHKKGKPFIAYIQTATNHMPFTVPEKKETFTPLSNKDISSKELKKAGFDGIERLNALRYLDFNVAKFLTRAQQSGYYDNTIFLFFGDHNTSMRKTNSFAKEFDFDNIQLHHVPFFIHAPKYLKPQTISRYTKLVDIMPTAAGLANINYTNYTLGSNVLDSTSMNGSFAFLYKSIKGEPGVAILKDSLYYTKATVSNTTSLYNLNSKSFIDIKQKHPIIAQQLDSLINGFYHGTKYLYYNNKKTK, encoded by the coding sequence TTTCAAAAAATACCTAACTATACGAAATACATTTTCAGTAATGTGTTTTTCTTATTTCTATACATTTTTCTTTTTAGAATTATTTTTTATTTCTTTTTTGCAAAACTAGAAGATGCTTCTACCCAAGAAATCAGCAATGCATTCCTGTTGGGTGCTCGATTTGACCTAAAGCTAGCCGTCCTAATTATTCTACCCCTAGCTTTCCTTATTTTTATTATTAACTATCGCTTCTTTAAACATTCTTTTTATGAAAAAGCAAGCAATATATACCTTACACTAGCTTATATAACCATTACATTATTTTATGTTTTCGATTTTGGATACTACGATTATTTAGACATACGCTTGGATGCTTCCAGCTTAAGGTTTCTAAGCAACTTTAAAATATCTTCTCAAGTTTTATTGGAAAGCTACCCTGTATTCAAAGGACTATTCCTTCTTGCTTTGCTAAGTTTTGCTTTCTATAAATTTTCTCAATGGATTTATAAAAAGTTTTCAAATCATCATGAAAGCAACTCCCAAAAAGCAAAAGCCTTCTTTATTATAATTCCTTTATTATTACTAGCTTTTGGTATTTACAACAGTATTACACATTACCCTTTACGTTGGAGTCAGGCTTTCTTTTCTAAAAATAATCACGTAAACCAATTTTCTTTAAATCCTATTTTATACTTTTTTGATAGTTTTAAGTTTAGAAGTGAAAGTTTCGATTTAAATAAAACAAAGCAATTTTACCCTGTAATTGCAAAACAATTAAACCTACCTAAAGACACCCTTTTATTTGAGCGTAAATTCTTAAAGAAGTCAGAAATACAAACACAACCTAATATTGTTATTGTAATGCTTGAATCTGTTGGAGTAGTCCCTATGAGCTATTACAACAACCCTATTCTAACCACCCCAAAAATGGATAGCATCATTAAAAAAAGTATCAATTTTAGTAATTTTTTCGTTCATAAGGCAGGAACTGCTGGGAGCGTATTTGCTAGTATTACTGGGTTGCCTGATATCGATGGAGTTAGAACTGCTTCTAGAAATCCGATGATTATCGATCAACGCATTATTTTCGATCAATTTAACAATTACGAGAAGCTTTACTTCTTAGGAGGAAGCGCTAATTGGGCTAATATTAGAGGGGTATTCCAATCAAACATAACTAATTTAAAGATATTTGAAGAAGGTAGTTACGCAACAGAAAATCGCGCCGACGTATGGGGTATTGATGATTACGAATTGTTTAAGGAATCTAACAAAGAATTGGAGAAGATACACAAAAAAGGAAAACCTTTTATTGCTTATATCCAAACAGCCACTAACCATATGCCATTTACAGTTCCTGAAAAAAAAGAAACATTCACCCCACTTAGCAATAAAGACATTAGTAGTAAAGAATTAAAGAAAGCTGGGTTTGATGGTATTGAAAGATTGAATGCTTTGCGCTATTTAGATTTCAATGTTGCTAAATTCTTAACAAGGGCACAGCAGTCAGGATACTACGATAATACTATATTTTTATTTTTCGGAGACCACAATACCTCCATGAGAAAGACAAATTCTTTTGCCAAAGAGTTTGACTTCGACAACATACAATTGCATCATGTACCTTTTTTCATACACGCTCCTAAATATTTGAAACCACAAACTATTTCAAGATATACTAAATTAGTAGATATTATGCCTACAGCAGCTGGATTAGCTAATATTAATTACACCAACTACACACTAGGTTCTAATGTATTAGACAGTACCAGTATGAACGGCTCTTTTGCTTTTTTATATAAAAGTATAAAGGGTGAACCTGGAGTAGCTATTTTAAAAGACAGCTTATATTATACCAAAGCCACTGTTAGCAATACCACTAGTTTGTACAACTTAAACAGTAAAAGTTTCATTGACATAAAGCAGAAACACCCTATAATAGCACAACAACTGGATAGCCTCATTAATGGCTTTTACCACGGCACTAAATATTTGTATTATAATAATAAAAAAACTAAATAG
- a CDS encoding phosphatase PAP2 family protein, giving the protein MIENLLQRDRELLIYLNNLGSEQWDAFWLFITNQFNWIPLFAFIIYLIFKAFGWKKGGMLLLVLIIMVAFSDQYTNFIRGVFERLRPNNDITINHLLRPKLINPQSFSFTSGHATTSTAFSVFIILLLKKRYAKIKFLVFFPLIFAYSRIYLGVHFPVDIFCGAINGLLIGVIFYKVALFLIDKKLKTI; this is encoded by the coding sequence TTGATAGAAAATTTATTACAAAGAGATCGAGAGTTATTAATTTATCTAAATAACTTAGGAAGTGAGCAATGGGATGCTTTTTGGTTGTTTATAACCAATCAGTTTAACTGGATTCCATTGTTTGCTTTTATAATATATCTTATATTTAAAGCTTTTGGCTGGAAAAAGGGAGGAATGCTTTTATTAGTGTTAATAATAATGGTAGCATTTTCTGATCAATACACGAATTTTATAAGAGGGGTTTTTGAGCGTTTGAGACCTAATAATGATATTACTATTAATCATTTATTGCGTCCTAAACTAATAAACCCACAAAGTTTTAGTTTTACTTCTGGCCATGCCACAACCTCTACGGCTTTTAGTGTATTTATTATATTATTATTAAAAAAGAGGTATGCGAAAATTAAATTTTTAGTTTTTTTTCCATTGATATTTGCTTATAGTAGAATATACTTAGGGGTTCATTTTCCAGTTGATATTTTTTGTGGAGCAATTAATGGTTTGTTAATAGGGGTTATTTTCTATAAAGTAGCATTATTTCTTATTGATAAAAAACTAAAAACTATTTAG
- a CDS encoding peptidylprolyl isomerase has protein sequence MKYLKTLIVFAILFSACKAAKYPDLDNGIYADVKTSRGDILLKLYAKDVPMTVANFVSLAEGTHPKMTDSLKGTKFYDGTKFHRVIKDFMIQGGDPLGTGRGNAGYAFADEFPSDSIGRLLYKHDAPGVLSMANSGPKTNSSQFFITHKATPWLDGKHSIFGKVTSGQMVVDSIQQNDRIEHIHIIRIGKEAKKFDAAKVFEEELLNVEEKEKERQKKLEELKKKFQEKMGISKATKTDSGLRFLQIQEGKGKKVNPAQATTVNYTLYTAEGKKIDSTIDKGAPFTFTIDAMGMIAGWKEGVKMMREGEKARLFIPDYLGYGKRGAGPIPPSSDLIFEIEILKVGK, from the coding sequence ATGAAGTATTTAAAAACCCTTATCGTTTTTGCCATCTTATTTTCTGCATGTAAGGCGGCTAAATATCCAGATTTAGACAATGGAATTTATGCAGATGTTAAAACCAGTAGAGGCGACATTTTATTAAAACTATACGCAAAAGATGTTCCTATGACTGTAGCTAATTTTGTGTCTTTAGCAGAAGGAACACATCCGAAAATGACCGATTCGCTAAAAGGTACCAAGTTTTATGACGGAACTAAGTTTCATAGAGTTATCAAAGATTTTATGATTCAGGGAGGAGATCCTTTAGGAACAGGTAGAGGAAATGCAGGATATGCATTTGCAGATGAGTTTCCTAGTGATTCCATAGGTAGGTTATTGTATAAACATGATGCTCCAGGGGTATTGTCAATGGCAAATTCTGGGCCTAAAACAAACTCGAGTCAGTTTTTTATTACACACAAAGCTACTCCTTGGTTAGATGGTAAACATTCTATTTTTGGAAAGGTTACATCAGGGCAAATGGTGGTTGATAGTATTCAGCAAAATGATAGAATAGAACATATCCATATTATAAGAATAGGTAAAGAAGCAAAGAAATTTGATGCTGCTAAAGTTTTTGAAGAAGAGTTGTTAAATGTAGAAGAAAAAGAGAAAGAAAGACAAAAGAAGTTGGAGGAGTTGAAAAAGAAATTTCAGGAGAAAATGGGAATATCTAAGGCTACGAAAACAGATTCAGGTTTACGATTCTTACAAATTCAAGAAGGAAAAGGTAAAAAAGTGAATCCAGCACAGGCAACAACGGTAAACTATACATTATATACAGCTGAAGGAAAGAAGATAGATTCAACAATTGATAAAGGAGCTCCATTTACTTTTACTATTGATGCAATGGGAATGATTGCAGGTTGGAAAGAGGGAGTTAAAATGATGAGAGAAGGAGAGAAAGCTCGTTTATTTATACCAGATTATTTAGGGTATGGTAAAAGAGGAGCAGGACCAATACCTCCAAGCTCAGATCTTATTTTTGAGATAGAAATATTAAAAGTAGGGAAATAA